In Candidatus Methylomirabilota bacterium, a genomic segment contains:
- a CDS encoding family 2 glycosyl transferase has protein sequence MSLIEWLFWLSASLVAYGTIGYPALIWLLGRIAPKPVRKREIFPTVTCIIAARNEERTIGAKLENLLAQDYPSDRLDIIIVSDGSTDNTAGLVEEYCIWKGKSPPPYASRPIEPGKGWGEPSNQRSQEVPSRVRLLTVPTHHGKAYALNMGVAAATGEVILFADARQRFAPDAVRALVANFADPEVGAVSGELLFEATDHAQIGKGLGFYWQYEKFLRKAESLSGSTVVCTGAIYAIRYSCFRPLPEGALVDDLLTPMRILLNGYRVVFEAGACAFDSLSPSNSHEFRRKVRTLAGNIQILHVELALLNPLRREPIWRYWSHMLLPRVLMPYCLMLLLLSNVTLAGPIFSSVLVLQLVMYGIGSIGLCLASRGGLLFRAASTFVLLNAASVVAAVQYALRPSHEMWRRQPS, from the coding sequence ATGTCTCTCATAGAATGGCTGTTCTGGCTCTCAGCTAGCTTGGTCGCCTACGGAACCATCGGCTATCCGGCCCTGATCTGGCTCCTCGGGCGGATTGCGCCCAAGCCTGTTCGCAAACGGGAGATCTTTCCAACCGTAACCTGTATCATCGCGGCGCGCAATGAGGAGCGGACCATCGGGGCCAAGCTGGAAAATCTTCTGGCGCAAGACTACCCTTCAGATCGACTCGACATCATCATCGTCTCGGACGGCTCCACAGACAACACGGCGGGCCTCGTGGAGGAATACTGCATATGGAAGGGGAAGTCACCCCCCCCTTACGCCTCACGTCCTATTGAGCCTGGAAAAGGGTGGGGGGAACCTTCTAACCAACGGTCACAAGAGGTCCCGAGTCGGGTGAGGTTGCTGACCGTCCCTACCCACCACGGTAAGGCCTACGCCCTCAACATGGGGGTAGCGGCGGCAACCGGCGAGGTCATCCTCTTTGCCGACGCCCGTCAGCGCTTCGCACCTGATGCCGTGCGCGCCCTGGTCGCGAATTTCGCCGATCCGGAGGTTGGAGCCGTGAGCGGTGAACTGCTCTTTGAGGCTACGGATCACGCCCAGATCGGAAAGGGTCTGGGATTCTATTGGCAGTATGAAAAGTTCTTGCGCAAGGCCGAGAGCTTATCGGGGTCCACAGTCGTGTGTACCGGCGCCATCTATGCCATCCGATATAGCTGTTTCCGACCGCTGCCGGAAGGGGCACTCGTTGACGATCTGTTGACCCCTATGCGCATCCTCCTGAACGGCTACCGGGTGGTATTCGAGGCAGGGGCCTGCGCCTTCGATAGCCTTTCTCCGTCGAATAGCCACGAGTTCCGTCGAAAGGTTCGGACCCTTGCAGGCAACATTCAGATCCTTCACGTTGAACTCGCACTGCTCAATCCACTCAGACGAGAGCCTATTTGGCGGTACTGGTCACACATGCTGTTGCCGAGGGTACTCATGCCTTACTGTCTGATGTTGTTACTGCTTTCAAATGTCACCCTTGCCGGTCCAATATTTTCGTCGGTCTTGGTGTTACAACTTGTGATGTACGGGATCGGGTCTATTGGCCTGTGTCTCGCTTCGCGTGGTGGACTTTTGTTCAGGGCGGCATCAACCTTTGTCCTACTCAATGCGGCGTCGGTGGTGGCGGCTGTTCAATATGCGCTAAGGCCCAGTCACGAGATGTGGCGAAGACAGCCATCGTAA